The Cryptomeria japonica chromosome 9, Sugi_1.0, whole genome shotgun sequence DNA segment GTATAGTCTGCGACTTAGCTTCGGCTCTTCTCCATCTGCATGAGGAATCACGCCCCCGAGTTCTGCATAGAGACATCAAATCTAGCAATATAATGTTGGACTGCAACTTTGTGGCACGCGTTGGAGACTATAGTTTGGCTCGGTTGATGGAGCACGATAACACGTCTCGCTACACAAAGCCTGGTGGAACGATTGGCTATATTGCGCCAGAGTGCTTCCAAACATTGAGGGCTAGCTTCGAATCCGATGTCTTCAGCTTTGGTGCCGTGGCTCTGGAAATTGCCTGTGGAAGGCCCGCGTTCGACAGAGATCTTACGTTTTGCAATATGAGTTTGGTGAACTGGGTTTGGAGTCTGCATAAAATGGGACAGATACTTGATGCAGCTGATAAATTGCTTGATAAGGAAAGAGATGGGGTTCAAATTGAAAGGTTGATGCTCGTCGGATTGTGGTGCTCCATCCATGATTATAGACAGAGACCAAGAATGCAGTTAGTTCTTGAAGCCTTAAAATTTGAAGCTGAATTGCCTATTCTCCCATGCAGAATACCTGGAGAGCCTCATTGATCCAAGAAAAAGAGGTTGATAATTTTCACATCTTTCCGCTGTATATATACCTGTGGTATAGATTAAGTGTGTTAAGGTTTTAAGGCAGATGAGTGCTATTATGTTGGTGAGTTGTGATTTTAGCTTTAGAAATAAAATTGAGCATATTGAAAACCAAGTGGAATATCCAGAACAAGAGCATCTTCGGTGTGCTTTGGAATTGAATTTGTTTCCAGAATCCTCAGTTTTATCATAGCTTTTACTTTTCCAACTACTTAAATGTTTACATTACAGATTCAGATATATAACTAATTTATGCTTATAAATTCGGTTTTGTGACTGGACAATTAGAAGTTATATTTTTGGGTATCTGTCTGATCCATGGTTATTACCTGTGCAATTTTATTGGTCTTTTAGAAATGTAATGacttgttttttttaataaataaatataatttttttttcttcaaagatTGAATACAGTCAAGAGACtgaaatataataataatgtatgttgtctgCACTAAACAGCCATCCACCAAACAATAATACAACTCACTGTTATCAATGAATTAGTGAAAGAACCTAGCCAATGTATACAACCAGCCCACATGCATGACCAATAAAAACATAACAATGAGAAGTTAAAAAGACccattaaattttgaaaaaaattatcttttttgtGTAGTTGTAAGATCTGTAGTTTAATAATGTTCAATAGGTTGCTGGTTTTAATACATTCTTTGGTTTCATATGTTTGGATAAAACTTTTGAAGTTATGCTTCCTTCCGAATTAAATGATTTGAAAATATAGCCAAACACCCACTCTTCTATATATTGAACAAAATAGTCTATCTTATAGTATCTACCACAATGTTGTGATTGAAACCAATACCCAAAAGAGCGTCTTTTGACTAAAATCCATGATAAAGTAGTAGGTAAGTGATTGAAATTggcattctattttttttttaaggaaTAGTCATGAAAAATGTGTTTCATTCTTCCAATATGTTGACAAAAAGGACATTTGAAAGGTTGAACAATCATATATTTTAATCTATCCCCAAAAAGCAACTTGAAATGTAAGATTTCCCAAGCCAATATTTGAGCATTAGTCTCAGCACTTAACTTCCACATTTTAGCACACAAATTAATGCTTGTACTTTCATGAAGCCtacatttccattttttattcaATCTTGTGTTTAATGACATACATGGTAAAaggtttaataaataatttttttttagtgaAAGCAAGAGAAATGGAAC contains these protein-coding regions:
- the LOC131064346 gene encoding L-type lectin-domain containing receptor kinase VIII.1-like is translated as MAPPLVGFVVVLILSAAIYRLYKKKTTKSDRDVQIPDPNGPKNDKVSERGDDEINPTRSPRVYSYEELSRATAGFSEDLILGKGGFGRVYTGSLEDGEIVAVKRIYQNSEEGLRQYESEIAIIDSLSHPNLVPLLGWCHDKNGELLLVYKHMSNGSLDKYLFAGEARIRALSWNERFSIVCDLASALLHLHEESRPRVLHRDIKSSNIMLDCNFVARVGDYSLARLMEHDNTSRYTKPGGTIGYIAPECFQTLRASFESDVFSFGAVALEIACGRPAFDRDLTFCNMSLVNWVWSLHKMGQILDAADKLLDKERDGVQIERLMLVGLWCSIHDYRQRPRMQLVLEALKFEAELPILPCRIPGEPH